A segment of the Cryptosporidium parvum Iowa II chromosome 5, whole genome shotgun sequence genome:
CATTTTAAAGTTGTTGAaaagttttattttcttaCCACGTTTATTTGTCATTGATTCTACGAGAGtggaatttgaagaaatataatctatttgatcaaataaaaatattaccgtagttaaaaaaattatgatatgaattatcaaattaatgattaaAGCTTGTCTCATTTCCTTGATTCCATTCtctaaagaaaatataattaactTAGTTAAGAGGAAGAACGACGAGACTATAGTTAAAGAAGACGAGCAAgccaaataaaataaaaaaagaatataaattttttgattagAATATCCAATGCAATTGTTTATAAGCATGCAATGATGGTCCATTTTGAAAATGCAAATATTACACGTTGTACAATGATGCGCTCTCGGGGGTTTCCATTTTCTTCCTGAGCATTTATTACAGTATCTAATTGTAGACTTAAACTCTCTCGGAGGATTATTGTCGCATTTTAGTGATTCCAAAGAGCCTGGGTCCTTAATAATAAGTATAGCAAAGGAATAAATGGTCAAGAGGGTCAAGATAGTATACCAAGTTAGTATTCCGCTCCAAAGGTAATAAAGTAAACTTGATTGATAAACTTTGAGACAAGCtataaagttaaaaattGTGTAgcaattaattaaaactaatgtaataaatataaatagtGAAGGAGATTGTTTAAGGATTGATTTAACGAGCATTTGATTTATTCTGTATAAATATCAAtgaattgattaataaaacataatatttatctaATGTAGTTCTGGTAGGTAatgattatattaaatattatatttataaacaATAATCCTTATAGTCTGCTGTATATTTACTATTTAGTGGCTTTGTTCGCATGGTTTACATTCTAATGATCATCTTTTTAGTTATGGCgcataaaaaaaaaaaagaattatttttattagtacataaatgaaaatggcAGAGCAAGTTGATCAAGAATTAATGTACACAAAATTTGTAAGATTTTTATTAGGCTCAAAGACCGGTGTACGAACTAAAGGCGCAATAGAAGTTGGGAGAAGAGCAGTTGATTATTTTCGTGGTATTGAGTTTATCAGGTGGATgagaaaaaatgaagatcatattaaagaaagttATCCAGAAGTTGTCAAAAATATCTCTTTCGAATCTATTAATGATTTGAATCAAGTTGGAACCGAGTTGATTAGGCGTTCATTTATCGTCAGGGCGGAATATAAACCGGTTGGAACCAACACTGGTGATTTGAAAATTCCTAAGTGGCCAAAGAGACTTTGCGTAACAAGCaatcaaaattttgatgaaCACTCATTCTACATTATTACTTTCGATAGTAACAAAACAAtgtcaaatattttaatgataTCAATTTTGGTTTCAGTTGTCGCGTTATTCATGTTCCCTGCTTGGCCTTTGGCAATAAAAATATCGGTTTGGTACATTTCCGTTGTATTTTTATCGGCGATGTTAATTGTCTTTTTTGGAAGATTGATAGTGTTCGCTTTTCTATGGTTCTTTGGCTTTGACTTTTGGATCCTTcctaatttatttgatgaagATACCGGAGTAATTGATTCGTTTAAACCACTCTATTCTATAATCAGAAGAGGAGACGATTGGTTTATGCTGTCTATACGAGTGTTCTGTGCAATATTTCTTGCAGGGGCAATTTATCAGTTAAGTAAGACTCACACAGCATCAGATGTAGGACAATTCGCAAGACAATCATTTTTGGATGTGTTGGATTGGGGACATAGAAAGATCTCTCCTCCGGAAGATTTTACACCTACGTTACATAACTCAAACATGGGAAGTAATGAACACATTGGAGAAAGAAATCTTTCTAATGAGGAGCACATTTGTATTACGAGATGTTTGAGGTTTGAATCTAAGGATGCAATATTAGATGAATGCGCAACAGATTGTCACTGCTTAAGCGAATTACTAAGTCTACCATGTCTAAAGTCTAGATCAATTTGTCCTTCTGAATTCGAAGAAGAGCTTAATAATGCAATGGCAAAAAACTGTCAAAgtaatcaagaaaaaaatgagttaTAATTATTACCAGAGTATTCCTCCAAATATATCTGCCTTTGATAAAAGCGATAGATTGTAGCATGCcatttttttaagtttGATAAAATCATAGCTTCGAACATCAGTGATAGAGCTTAGGGAATTTATACATTTTATGTAACAGTTTATTGCGTTTgttttcaaattaatttgatgGAATGCGCGTGCGAGATTATAGAGGCATTCTGCCTTAtaaatttcatcattaatataaatactCTGCCTTCCTTTTGAATATCtcataataaatgaaaacccttttattattgcaaAAATCCGATTCTTGGATTCTTTGCTTGTTGCTACTCCTACCAACGAAACCCCAAGACAAAGAGAAATAAGATCATCGAAAGGAATTAATCTGTGGATTTTTAAGTATTCGGATGAAGCTTGGTTTAGACGGTTGGAAAAAACGTAAAGATGGGCagtaataatttgaagCTCTAGATTATCTCTCGAATTTAAAATCTGTCTTTGTATCCACGATCTTGTTTCACCAATAGTTTCTTTTTCGAGAATGAAATggttatttaatttatttaattttgatgCAAATAAATTTGGCATTAAAATTAGGCTGCCTAACACTTTGCAAACACTTTTCTTATTGGATTTCTTGTTGAATTCTTCTCTCAAAAGTCCGAGTAATACACGCCAGATACCACcttcaaatgaaaatgtAAGTAGTAGTTTTTGCAATGAGTGTTTTCCTCTATTTAGTGAATCTCCGTTCATTTCAGGGCATAAGAACTTAAGGTTGTTAAGAAgcttttcaaataattctacAGCAAtgctatttttttttgaatattttaaaaaaattgcaCCTAGCGATAGAAAATGccaaaattcattttcagaGGCTAAAATACCTTCTAATGTAATTAAACCAAGCTCATTCCTAACTTTTGCCAATTGGATATTTGCTCTTTGCAGCCTTTTACTTGTATTTAATGTAGATGtttcatttgaatttttagaATAGTTAGAAGTACTAGATATATCCTTTTCAATGCATTCtaaactattttttttattattttcattatatttcCTTGAATATATCAATTGGTTTATACGCTTTATGTCAAttataaattcattaattacaTTGGCAAATCGATCtgcaaataaataaatagaaaTGTTATCAGGTTCAAAGTATATATTTGTGGTAATTGCAGTCTCCAAATATGGTTGaacttcaatattatttgtagTTTTTGcgatttcttttttcatgtcagaaaataaatcaagaaCGATTGTTATTCTCATTTCTTGCGGAATTGGAATTGATATATCTTTAGACTGTATTATTTCATCGTATTTCATTGTGTAGATCAACTCTTCGCTTAGACTATCGTAACCCATTTTCGAATATATGGAGGCTAAAAGCGTTTTCGCTctggaaatattaaaatcaCCAGAAAcatctttatttttctccaataattttttaagtaCTGATGCAGCatcttcatttaaattGAGTTTATGAAGCGAATAAgcatatttaatattaaaaggaACATTAGATTCGaatgattttgaattatatacAGTTACAAAATGGATATTTgcattttcatatttaccaatttgaaaatatgcATCTCCTAATGTCAAATgtaaatcaataaaatctTCTAAGCTgttatattcatttataattttagaAACTTGGAGTGCGGGAATGTAATTTCCAAAATTAAGATTTGCCACTGCATATTTGGTTGCAATATCAATTGGAAcgtttttcaaaaattgattatcaattatttcattagtATTATGTTGAGTTAGTTGATTAAATATCgaattaaaatcatttgATTGAGTATTCatttttccaaaataattatgaaTTAGATCAACACACTTCTGgtataatttcaaatcaaTATAAACTTCGCATAACATATTAACGATATTTATGTCATCACAATACTCTATACAGCTTTCAAGAATTTCCGCTGCTAAGCTCAACTTTCCAATTTTATGATAGCATCTAGCAAGCTCTTTCCCCAAGAGTGGGTCGCCAGGGTGCCtccaaaataatatttttagcTGTTGTATACAcctattaatatcatttaCTGAATAATATGCACTACTAAGTTCAAACCGTATTTCATCTTCTAATTGTGCAGCCGATTCTTGCCCACCTAAATTCTCAGAGTATTCTATGtttttaatacatttaGAGTAACAGTATATTGCTCTGTTCCAATCTTGAATTTCAGCACTCATTTGTCCTATTCTTCTccataaaaaaaaatcggTGCTTACTAGGTGAGCAGCAACTAAGTAAAATCCAATTGccttttctttatcatcTAGTTCTTGTTCATATATAAGACCCAGCATATGGAAAGGGTCATGTAATCCTGGAGCTTTGACAACGATTTCTTCGAGTATTTCGATTGCTAagatgaattttttttctaaataagCATCATTAGCTCGTTGCAACAATTTCTCGATTTCAGTTGAAACATTTTGTTGTGACTTAGTTTTTTTTCGATGGCTTAAgtctcttcttcttttcctttcatttgaatatttcGAAGTGCTAAATTCAAGTGAAAGCATGTTCTCAGAATCAGATTCGTCTTCCgaaaaattatcaaaaaattggcttaaaatatttgaactTTGACCATTTTTAAGCCCAGAATCaccaaattttaataattcaccCATGTATGGCAGctctaatatattttgttcATCATCGCCAATTTCATTGCTAAGTGAAGATGTAGTTGGATGAATTGTATTCATAATTATAAGTTTAGTATATGCCgcattttaaaaaatatgtattaaaaaaaaccaaataaaatttcaaaaaaacaCTTGAAATTGTTTACTCATGAAAATAATCACATCCCATTTTCTTTGGGATAAACAAACATTTTAGTAATAGCCTGGAGTTcattcattaaaatattttgttttcaatACTTCTGCGCAAGACCAGTTGAAGTCTAATTTTGTATCTTGGAATTGCTTGCACTTATTGGAAAGACTGATAGTACTTAAGTCATTTTCGAATGGTCCCAActgattaattttttcaatgtAAAATAGGGATCTCTTAAAATCCTtgttaatgaaaaatatcaatGCTTTAGTATGAAATTTAGATTTTAAAAGCGAAATCGGATCGGAATCATTTACAGTATTCAATACATGATAAATTACTGTAGGGTTGCTTTTCCCTTGCACAACAACAACATCCAATGGGCATATTACAAACCTTTTCTGCACTTCTTTATTTACGAAGACATTGTTACTTATTATTATGTCTGCAGAATAACGCCTAGTTAAAGATTCGATTCTACTG
Coding sequences within it:
- a CDS encoding DHHC family palmitoyl transferase with a signal peptide and 4 transmembrane domain; this translates as YLYRINQMLVKSILKQSPSLFIFITLVLINCYTIFNFIACLKVYQSSLLYYLWSGILTWYTILTLLTIYSFAILIIKDPGSLESLKCDNNPPREFKSTIRYCNKCSGRKWKPPRAHHCTTCNICIFKMDHHCMLINNCIGYSNQKIYILFLFYLACSSSLTIVSSFFLLTKLIIFSLENGIKEMRQALIINLIIHIIIFLTTVIFLFDQIDYISSNSTLVESMTNKRGKKIKLFNNFKMIFGESKYLWFLPLRNIIRPNFNEELYEIIEYPNYTHFSEIRFADNNEQLKSFCELSKINKKISKSK
- a CDS encoding conserved protein having 3 transmembrane domains and possible ER retention motif; possible ER protein; the encoded protein is MKMAEQVDQELMYTKFVRFLLGSKTGVRTKGAIEVGRRAVDYFRGIEFIRWMRKNEDHIKESYPEVVKNISFESINDLNQVGTELIRRSFIVRAEYKPVGTNTGDLKIPKWPKRLCVTSNQNFDEHSFYIITFDSNKTMSNILMISILVSVVALFMFPAWPLAIKISVWYISVVFLSAMLIVFFGRLIVFAFLWFFGFDFWILPNLFDEDTGVIDSFKPLYSIIRRGDDWFMLSIRVFCAIFLAGAIYQLSKTHTASDVGQFARQSFLDVLDWGHRKISPPEDFTPTLHNSNMGSNEHIGERNLSNEEHICITRCLRFESKDAILDECATDCHCLSELLSLPCLKSRSICPSEFEEELNNAMAKNCQSNQEKNEL
- a CDS encoding tfc4p like TFIIIC subunit; TPR repeat containing basal transcription factor, which produces MNTIHPTTSSLSNEIGDDEQNILELPYMGELLKFGDSGLKNGQSSNILSQFFDNFSEDESDSENMLSLEFSTSKYSNERKRRRDLSHRKKTKSQQNVSTEIEKLLQRANDAYLEKKFILAIEILEEIVVKAPGLHDPFHMLGLIYEQELDDKEKAIGFYLVAAHLVSTDFFLWRRIGQMSAEIQDWNRAIYCYSKCIKNIEYSENLGGQESAAQLEDEIRFELSSAYYSVNDINRCIQQLKILFWRHPGDPLLGKELARCYHKIGKLSLAAEILESCIEYCDDINIVNMLCEVYIDLKLYQKCVDLIHNYFGKMNTQSNDFNSIFNQLTQHNTNEIIDNQFLKNVPIDIATKYAVANLNFGNYIPALQVSKIINEYNSLEDFIDLHLTLGDAYFQIGKYENANIHFVTVYNSKSFESNVPFNIKYAYSLHKLNLNEDAASVLKKLLEKNKDVSGDFNISRAKTLLASIYSKMGYDSLSEELIYTMKYDEIIQSKDISIPIPQEMRITIVLDLFSDMKKEIAKTTNNIEVQPYLETAITTNIYFEPDNISIYLFADRFANVINEFIIDIKRINQLIYSRKYNENNKKNSLECIEKDISSTSNYSKNSNETSTLNTSKRLQRANIQLAKVRNELGLITLEGILASENEFWHFLSLGAIFLKYSKKNSIAVELFEKLLNNLKFLCPEMNGDSLNRGKHSLQKLLLTFSFEGGIWRVLLGLLREEFNKKSNKKSVCKVLGSLILMPNLFASKLNKLNNHFILEKETIGETRSWIQRQILNSRDNLELQIITAHLYVFSNRLNQASSEYLKIHRLIPFDDLISLCLGVSLVGVATSKESKNRIFAIIKGFSFIMRYSKGRQSIYINDEIYKAECLYNLARAFHQINLKTNAINCYIKCINSLSSITDVRSYDFIKLKKMACYNLSLLSKADIFGGILW